Within Claveliimonas bilis, the genomic segment AAAGCATACTTTAAAGGCAGCACATAAACTGGATACTACAAACGACATCACACTGCGGTATATGCATGAGATGAATGAGCTGCGCCGTAAAAGGGCCATAAAGCAGGCAGAAAAGAAGGAAGAAAAACCTCAGACTGTCACATACAACATCGGCAATGAGACGATCATTCAGCCGGCGTCCAGCGGAGTCAAAGAAAATGCCGGACTGATGACAGTGATCAATATTATCATCGGTATTGTAGTGGGGGTTGCGGTCATGTGGTTTTTGATCATGCCGGCAGTGAACCGTTCCACCGCAGACAGGACAAACAAACAGGTGCGGGAGTTCAGCGATCAGATTGCAGAACAGGAGGCGCAGATCAGCGCACTGCAGACAGAGCTGGAAAGTTACCGCGCTACAAGTGAGGAGACAGAAAATGCCCAGCAGACAGCCAAGTCCACACTGGACAGTTATGAGATCGTTCTTAGTATGTACGATCATTATCTGAATCAGGACATGAGTGATTCTGCCATGGTGGAAGAGCTTTTAAAAGTGAACGCGGATTCTCTGGGAACTCTGGGACGGGAGCAGTTTGATACCATGACAGGGGACATTTACAGTCGTTACAGTGAGGTGCTGTACAGTACGGCGCAGGAAAACTTCCAGGTAGCTAATTACGCGGATGCCATTACAAATTTAAGTACAGTCATGCAGATGAACGAAGGCTATGACGATGGACAGGCAATGTGGCTTCTGGCCCAGGCCTATGAAGCTTCCGGGGATACGGAAAATGCCAATACCTGGAAACAGAAAGTGGAAGAGAATTACCCCGACATTGACACATCGGGACAGACAGAAGATACCGGGGAAGAACAATAGAACAGTGGTGATACGAAAGAAAAGGATATGTAATAAAAGTTACATATCCTTTTGTCATAGATAGACTATTTTTGAGGAGGAATACGATATGAAGTATCAGGTACAGGAAAATTGTCTTACGATTTTTCTGCCCAGCGATGTGGATCATCACAATGCAGAAGAGATTAAAAAGGAGGCGGATCATCTCATTGACAGAGAACACATCCGCTACATTATCTTTGACTTTGCAGACACCAGTTTTATGGACAGTTCCGGAATCGGGGTAATTATGGGACGCTATAAGAAAGTATACATGATGGGTGGCGAGGTATGGGCAGTGCATACCAGCGAGCGGATGAAGAAAATACTGACAATGTCAGGAGTAATGAAGATCATGCAGCTATATGAGGAGGAAAAATAAAATGGAACATATCGGGGAAGTATACAATGAAATGGAAGTGAGTTTCGACAGTCATTCATCCAATGAAGCATTTGCAAGAGTCACAGTGGCGGCATTTATGACTCAGCTCAACCCTACAGTGGAAGAGGTGTCTGATGTCAAGACGGCTGTGTCGGAAGCGGTGACAAATGCCATTATCCATGGCTATAACAGTACGCTTAATAAAGTACATATTAAGGCGTGGATACAGGGAAAATCAATTTATCTTGAAATTTCGGATCAGGGAGTGGGGATCACTGATGTGAAAAAGGCTATGGAGCCGCTGTTTACTACAAAACCGGATCTGGAACGATCCGGAATGGGATTTTCTTTTATGGAGGCTTTTATGGATGAACTGGAGGTGGAATCAGCGCCCGGGAAAGGGACAACGGTAAAAATGAAAAAGGAAATCGGCAAAGGAAGGGAATTATGGACCACACAATCGCTTTGATTCAGAAATCTCACCAAGGGGATGAAGAGGCAAAAGCACAGATTGTGGAGGAAAACACCGGGCTGATATGGTGTGTGGTAAAACGATTTTATAACCGTGGGGCGGAAGCAGAAGACCTGTTCCAGATCGGAAGTATCGGGCTTTTAAAAGCGATAGACAAATTTGATCTGTCCTATGATGTGAAATTTTCCACCTATGCGGTTCCTATGATCTCCGGAGAAATCAAACGATTTCTTCGGGATGACGGTATGATCAAAGTAAGCCGCTCGCTCAAAGAGATGGCTTACAAAGCTCATTGCTGCAGAGAAAAACTGCAGGGTGAAAACGGGGATGAACCGTCCCTTGGAGAAATTGCAAAGACGATGCAGGTTGATAAAGAAGAACTTGTACTTGCCCTTGAGGCGGGGGCAGAGATAGAGTCGCTTCATAAGACAATCTATCAGAAGGACGGCCACGAGATACAGCTTTTGGATAAGCTGGAGGAAAAGGAGGAAAGAGAGGAAGCGGTTTTAAACCGTATGCTGCTTAGCCAGCTTTTGGAACAGCTCCGGCCGGAGGAAAGACAGCTTATTTATTTGAGATATTTTGCAAATAAAACCCAGACAGAAGTAGGAAAAATACTCGGCATATCACAGGTCCAGGTATCGAGAATGGAAAAAAGGATTCTGGAAGAAATGAGAGAGAAGATTTAAAAGGCATACCCAATGTATATTTTTTACTGGCTGAAACCATACTAAACATCAAGGTTATACGAAAAGGAGAGAAACGTATGGAGAAAGCCAGGAAAAAAATAAGGGTATGCCTTATCTTTGTGGTGACATTAGCTGTTGCTGTAGGAGTAATCTATTATTTTCGGGATGTCAGAGGCAGCGAACAGGTTACAGACGGTACACTGGTGAGGATAGAACAGGAGGTGCCAGAAAGTGTCTCAGGTGAAAGCGACAATTTATATAAAATCAGACAGGAATGTAGAAGTTACCAAACCGGATGTGACGTTAGGGGATATTTTTCAGGTAGAATGCAGCAATCCGGTTATCCTTGCTAAAGTAAAAACTCTGAAGCTTTTTCGTTTTCATTCTGCGGATAAAAAGGTCAGC encodes:
- a CDS encoding tetratricopeptide repeat protein; this translates as MEYTKKLVYQSNYWYNDGLKRARIRDMSGAIGSLKKSLQYNSENIAARNLLGLVYYGRGEVGEALVEWILSKNFQSHENIANYYIKKLQENPTELEKVNQAIRKFNQSLDYCYQDGEDLAIIQLKKVVDAHPTFLKAYQLLSLLYIHTQQYGKAKHTLKAAHKLDTTNDITLRYMHEMNELRRKRAIKQAEKKEEKPQTVTYNIGNETIIQPASSGVKENAGLMTVINIIIGIVVGVAVMWFLIMPAVNRSTADRTNKQVREFSDQIAEQEAQISALQTELESYRATSEETENAQQTAKSTLDSYEIVLSMYDHYLNQDMSDSAMVEELLKVNADSLGTLGREQFDTMTGDIYSRYSEVLYSTAQENFQVANYADAITNLSTVMQMNEGYDDGQAMWLLAQAYEASGDTENANTWKQKVEENYPDIDTSGQTEDTGEEQ
- the spoIIAB gene encoding anti-sigma F factor, with translation MEHIGEVYNEMEVSFDSHSSNEAFARVTVAAFMTQLNPTVEEVSDVKTAVSEAVTNAIIHGYNSTLNKVHIKAWIQGKSIYLEISDQGVGITDVKKAMEPLFTTKPDLERSGMGFSFMEAFMDELEVESAPGKGTTVKMKKEIGKGRELWTTQSL
- the sigF gene encoding RNA polymerase sporulation sigma factor SigF → MDHTIALIQKSHQGDEEAKAQIVEENTGLIWCVVKRFYNRGAEAEDLFQIGSIGLLKAIDKFDLSYDVKFSTYAVPMISGEIKRFLRDDGMIKVSRSLKEMAYKAHCCREKLQGENGDEPSLGEIAKTMQVDKEELVLALEAGAEIESLHKTIYQKDGHEIQLLDKLEEKEEREEAVLNRMLLSQLLEQLRPEERQLIYLRYFANKTQTEVGKILGISQVQVSRMEKRILEEMREKI
- a CDS encoding STAS domain-containing protein, with translation MKYQVQENCLTIFLPSDVDHHNAEEIKKEADHLIDREHIRYIIFDFADTSFMDSSGIGVIMGRYKKVYMMGGEVWAVHTSERMKKILTMSGVMKIMQLYEEEK